The Cyclopterus lumpus isolate fCycLum1 chromosome 6, fCycLum1.pri, whole genome shotgun sequence genome contains a region encoding:
- the tasor2 gene encoding uncharacterized protein tasor2 isoform X1, translating into MYDETKRRKRAFGVVCHGVLVPVSEQCDVFQSSILAPLKNAYLYEESKQSFRYKSAVLVQNPALEEKYNAFREKRREVGYSEEDLKESYGFLLFEDTNQANALSEIGVLPGNSTCTTLGDPSKGVYISMYSDCLDLNRWYHGKSGYVAIIRLTKGRVKRVLENYTQNFTAPTVGFDCHVSEQLPSVSSKTSSFLAFERTQYYMYELLDDGRNVTTQSPSAACPIAIVSFSYTDTKATLEASQEKSEEKKIVCQYFPWRGQLQIGPQVYEVGLRSTAGALIPAVLPPIVEIRRVISMLNLRQLLPRAVFETCFYGEVFLDGLYFSLCELVSSEVEETHSLSLLLREIKEKDLALTIQLNDGGFLILLHSSHFLKYDDTGSSATDVLQGMFVFPNSQVIQRDTKFRERKFAMSSEIRQVLPVLSYAEAEVEKTPFDPSEEFCEVLAQHMQTYAALINPGLASSPTREVSIFPDQYDVPDAHKHLYSSPEWTNKAWQSFRSYLNKPDSFQLPVSKASEILAAGQEERMEDLDDDVYICLSSPEEQPDKSVSMESEDQLTVQISPVNSETPVDSCITNTESQVDFITVPQNVVPDDVQVGDTSKDTAKSELSVLNKTDDMGAKNLLTPSTSDDLPAELIVSITSAEQTITNEGLSMISTVSATKQNYFQLSVFSTAKLQTEEVNCRKEVNVAPKKFLDCPGFTKNKRRGRRGHYKSRKKVSKACVETPSLQIPVEDDNLKSRKEFRAKGSSGHPKFSPPSNVDRRKVQMRMCKFRQLSINEKVNSASIGLAVPDEKKTDPGQQSLESTISMDIEAYPLRKKTERWDLKPVISECGRILVPHGSVDFADQIKFLKDKLQSTKDEQCLEKMLIDTFVNDSDEIVQESDPTQETAVGKTEATTSKDGGNHLQRVVNNVIPGHSILVPSDDGKGSLILNSESSEHFSRTDGTATPPSEAVKEKHTDTLSPGKIAKKGEFLLSKLKSVLLRGKRKTDLLVSEETTADTAQDTEPCLKKGKVDLQARNLKSNYTITSVQDTNVCVKEVSKMLSVDPIFAYALGLTPRETVDKIPKTDGRDIQQEQTVLDKQLQIIHRPPPIFPRRGRIKTLKKHQGISTEYVKQKWWLHFQTPTCIASEKHKFKECTRANSVRKTVKKKINSACSSTDALSLLADLALSANNDQVPPQPDPALERKTETSLKKCDLSKDHTSAEQESVLHSLLRQPAARPMRPLESTSPNHLVEVSEWVGLVSKEHAYSLPPSSSLLLGLPGTPFQVSPLSGSTRLLRHHHTMYGNEIKTLPPSVGKEDSSEQNHRTPEYLKKHLVRRRKFRHSRTFVNKDGSIQVTKQWKENYDFDLDSKFSNDSKDRTIVRALHGPWDFSMQDTSEEVRLIVHMWIGLFYSRSTSRFFNLDSSPFSEESDSLSIEMASAQAPFELKANSFAPFPSITDTSISKILDFSKKEDSMLDQGSGILDLSLRNTNAEIVSPDPQAKRKETFASIDRKEASEILNALKSSVGPQEANAIQHTRHYHKASPLDDISQGESSFYPGPERCAQLCIVGAILPQPLPPKHSKKMVHSTEIINEVNDVRRAYENKRTCTPLEKAGSLEHTDVSSCKGDETIISVQEEMEKVSVQPENNETASGISYVLHGYNNKKTDMKDGIENSEATEMSLVQKHEKDSAKSVTDEEVDSNREAGDVLHTVEHDETESKDGENLEVKEKDGRLEHTDVPSCKEDETIISVREEMEKVSVQQENNQMASGISHVLHGYNNKKTDMKDGIENSEATEMSLVQTNEKDSSKSVTDEEVDSNREVGDVLHTVEHAETESKDGENWDVKEKAGSLEHTDVPSCKGDETIICVREEMEKVSVQQENNQTASGISHVLHGYNNKKMDTKDGIENSEATEMSLVQKHEKDSSKSVTDEEVDSNREVGDVLHTVEHAETESKDGENWDVKEKAGSLEHTDVPSCKGDETIICVREEMEKVSVQQENNQTASGISHVLHGYNNKKMDTKDGIENSEATEISLVQKHEKHSSKSVTDKEVDSNRETVDVLHTVEHDETESKDGENWEVKQKPYQEGNVKQSPEVIHANEDPTNEELGVVCNGNVLENENQLPTEELKAVSPDKTENVNDDVEVMKAEDHIGKEDRLCEKDSCVSPVQTDRDLSEQPVPMMFDGPDSVKMDCITESNPEPPLDEQPPQADNKEGACNALQLRNLCANGSANDHAISEKCTHAPSKMNPFSEEPAVENRLEKDIYLADKVHYQKLELPMSDDNKCKDGPIPQTNDKVMPNFNWSGDDDEDLDTKSIKGEQEADNTTEKNVFHHQAHSPQCEAEEELTKETDLKQIDKTNEALEKIHSMVVIPFIGIDTSGEDTVQPHDSHSQSKVEEVVQDQDEIPFISETTSHETDLPTGVCSESKMDAQKAELSVGKILLSVIDVSNTNHPGTESDDQCATPTMDEKPYVYLTCSASPLTQKRLSRGSTSMKDEMSHRSTVNCDANPHHNLHPDLELRTLRVLQSIDKFLSKSSHSDTSSQIETADMKRTLDETAKPRSKNITSCFSPSHTSFNSNDKIMSNTAPAVVSASTSQEINTESADPFPLSPFKSKLEEVLGVKLLLLKTESSVQDYFERTDTIQETSPGQEYGQPYISGPSTESMQAINLNVDQDIHTTTSQKHLNQQPRSYSQRPVMAVKPCQSDENQGISIDRQIENAVMSHFSKDKQTETPKVTYTIPTTMLLVKNTESPKRTSEGVNEVKQEASELSTKSSWLSNVSDSKSQDISKLNKIPSSLPGQSFKSANGSYKFNDGNQGSVEKVGQTIKKSIQMIQKDCSDASTSHADKHDGAIIDDSLFLGPQSSLICTVYNTTRKRSHSFLEQVSQRCIQDDLTEASMEQECLIFSEKMKHLLKRSKRGPLSQLDMHDKLNLSCASPVTVHFCSLEEQEDSVDQLNTHLNTRSLVGQKIKVHMPERKDLTEKEKTLRLQNISPGTGNPMEHAGVSGVTSECASMYRAMMTDVCAVKKVPSRPQHFRMDRGYPKTEPGNHFDFYDQMKKELDKSFRSNLNSVVKKSCKTKYRFYILVTSDDAFFEETKAQLEAEGHTAVQPFQFFLAEESSSSLLIILRNEDIAEHICEVPHLLKLKTSPGVQFAGIDEPDDVVNLTHQELFTRGGFIMFDRAALEPLSLCTMKKMSEILQEFSGTGKWKWMMHYGDSRRLKENARLSVEAKEKKHFLNFCLEAGLLEVLPYHECDLMSRDLPDYLTCLVRLQVQNISARYPVFITDATTDSAFGKNGILTMTLQSFLTYSPSETFTV; encoded by the exons ATGTATGATGAGACTAAAAGAAGGAAGCGTGCATTCGGTGTCGTGTGTCACG GTGTTTTAGTACCTGTCTCAGAACAATGTGACGTCTTTCAAAGCAGTATTTTGGCTCCACTTAAAAATGCGTATTTGTACGAGGAGTCAAAACAATCTTTCAGGTACAAGTCTGCTGTCTTGGTACAAAATCCAGCACTTGAAGAAAAG TATAATGCTTTccgagaaaagagaagagaagtagGTTATTCAGAGGAGGACCTGAAGGAATCTTATGGGTTTTTGCTGTTTGAAGATACCAACCAG GCGAATGCACTAAGTGAAATTGGTGTGCTCCCTGGAAACAGCACATGTACAACTCTTGGAGATCCTTCGAAAG GTGTTTACATATCAATGTACTCTGACTGTCTGGATCTTAACCGCTGGTATCATGGGAAGTCTGGATACGTTGCCATCATCAGGCTGACAAAG GGTAGAGTTAAAAGGGTTTTAGAGAACTACACCCAGAACTTCACTGCGCCCACTGTGGGGTTTGACTGTCATGTGTCCGAACAGTTGCCCTCAGTATCTTCCAAAACTAGCTCTTTTCTTGCCTTTGAGAGAACTCAG TATTACATGTATGAGCTGCTAGATGATGGAAGAAATGTGACGACTCAATCTCCCAGCGCTGCCTGTCCTATTGCCATTGTGTCATTTTCATATACGGATACCAAAGCAACACTCGAAGCATCACAGGAGAAAAG tgaggagaaaaaaatcG TTTGTCAATACTTTCCGTGGAGGGGTCAGCTTCAAATAGGCCCGCAGGTCTATGAGGTTGGGCTGCGATCTACAGCAGGGGCCTTGATTCCTGCCGTACT GCCACCCATTGTTGAAATACGCAGAGTCATTTCCATGTTGAATCTGCGACAGCTGCTGCCAAGGGCGGTCTTTGAAACCTGCTTTTATGGAGAAG TCTTTCTGGATGGCTTATACTTCAGTCTGTGTGAGTTGGTGTCTTCTGAGGTTGAGGAaacccactctctctctttacttCTGCGGGAGATCAAGGAGAAAGATCTT GCTCTCACTATTCAGCTGAATGATGGTGGTTTTCTCATCCTGTTGCACTCCTCCCATTTCCTCAAATATGATG ATACTGGGTCCAGTGCTACTGATGTCCTGCAgggcatgtttgtgtttccaaACTCACAAGTCATACAGAGAG ACACTAAATTTCGAGAGAGAAAGTTTGCCATGTCATCTGAAATCCGGCAGGTTCTACCAGTGCTAAGTTATGCAGAGGCCGAAGTTGAGAAAACACCTTTTGACCCAAGTGAAGAATTCTGTGAAGTCTTGGCGCAGCATATGCAGACTTACGCAGCACTGATCAatcctgggttggcatcaagtcCCACAAGAGAAGTCAGCATCTTTCCTGATCAGTATGATGTGCCGGATGCTCACAAGCACCTCTACTCATCTCCGGAGTGGACTAACAAGGCATGGCAGAGCTTCAGGTCATACCTGAACAAACCAGACTCTTTTCAACTGCCAGTGTCCAAGGCTTCAGAAATCCTGGCAgctggacaagaggagagaaTGGAAGACCTTGATGATGATGTCTACATCTGTCTCTCATCTCCTGAGGAGCAACCAGACAAATCTGTTAGCATGGAGTCAGAAGACCAGTTGACAGTCCAGATATCTCCTGTAAACAGTGAAACACCTGTGGACAGTTGTATAACAAACACAGAATCACAAGTTGACTTCATAACTGTGCCACAAAATGTTGTACCAGATGATGTGCAAGTTGGAGATACAAGCAAAGACACTGCCAAATCTGAGCTGAGCGTGCTAAATAAAACTGATGACATGGGGGCAAAAAATCTCCTGACTCCTTCTACATCAGATGACCTTCCTGCAGAGCTGATTGTCAGCATTACTTCAGCAGAGCAAACTATCACTAATGAGGGTTTAAGTATGATTAGTACTGTGTCTGCCACAAAGCAAAATTACTTTcagctttctgttttttcaACAGCCAAATTACAAACAGAAGAAGTGAACTGTCGGAAGGAGGTGAATGTTGCACCCAAAAAGTTTTTGGATTGTCCCGGGTTCACAAAAAACAAACGGAGGGGACGCAGGGGACATTACAAAAGTCGGAAGAAGGTATCTAAAGCTTGCGTTGAAACTCCCAGTTTACAAATACCAGTGGAGGATGACAACTTGAAGAGTCGGAAGGAATTCCGGGCAAAGGGATCATCAGGCCACCCTAAGTTCAGTCCTCCTTCCAATGTTGATCGAAGGAAAGTACAAATGCGAATGTGCAAATTTAGACAACTATCAATAAATGAAAAGGTAAACTCGGCTTCTATTGGATTAGCAGTAccagatgagaaaaaaacagaccCTGGACAGCAGAGCTTGGAAAGCACAATTTCTATGGACATTGAAGCTTATCCTCTGAGGAAGAAAACGGAGCGCTGGGACTTAAAGCCGGTCATCAGCGAATGTGGAAGAATTTTGGTTCCTCATGGCTCTGTAGATTTTGCTGATCAGATTAAGTTTTTAAAGGATAAACTTCAATCTACAAAAGATGAACAGTGTCTTGAAAAAATGTTGATTGATACCTTTGTGAATGACTCGGATGAAATAGTGCAAGAGTCCGATCCTACTCAGGAGACAGCAGTGGGCAAAACAGAGGCCACAACATCCAAGGATGGAGGGAACCATCTTCAACGTGTTGTCAACAATGTTATTCCTGGACACAGCATTTTAGTACCGTCAGATGATGGCAAGGGTTCATTGATTTTGAATTCAGAGAGTAGTGAGCATTTTTCAAGGACTGATGGCACAGCAACTCCTCCCTCGGAAGcagttaaagaaaaacacactgatACCCTCTCCCCGGGAAAGATTGCAAAAAAGGGTGAATTTCTGTTGAGTAAATTAAAATCAGTTCTTCTACgaggaaagagaaaaactgATCTCCTCGTCTCAGAGGAAACGACTGCAGATACTGcccaagacactgaaccctgtCTCAAGAAGGGCAAAGTTGACTTACAAGCTAGGAACCTGAAGAGTAATTATACAATTACAAGTGTCCAGGATACCAATGTGTGTGTCAAGGAAGTTTCAAAGATGCTTTCAGTTGACCCTATTTTTGCATATGCATTAGGACTGACCCCTAGAGAGACAGTAGATAAGATACCGAAAACCGACGGTCGAGATATTCAACAAGAGCAAACTGTTTTAGACAAACAACTTCAAATCATACACAGGCCTCCACCAATCTTTCCGCGAAGGGGAAGGATTAAAACGCTCAAAAAGCATCAAGGCATCTCTACGGAATATGTTAAACAGAAAT GGTGGTTGCATTTTCAAACCCCAACTTGTATTGccagtgaaaaacacaaattcaaAGAGTGTACTAGGGCTAATTCTGTCAGGAAGACTGTTAAGAAAAAAATTAACAGTGCTTGCTCATCTACAGATGCTTTGAGCTTACTTGCTGACTTGGCACTCAGTGCCAATAATGACCAGGTTCCACCACAACCAGACCCAGCACTTGAAAGAAAAACTGAGACAAGTTTGAAGAAGTGTGACCTTTCGAAAGATCATACCAGTGCTGAGCAAGAGTCAGTTCTTCATTCTCTGCTTAGACAGCCTGCTGCTAGACCCATGCGGCCTCTTGAGTCTACTTCACCAAACCATCTTGTGGAAGTCAGTGAATGGGTTGGTTTGGTATCTAAAGAACATGCTTACTCATTGCCCCCGTCTTCCTCTCTACTGTTGGGTTTGCCAGGTACACCTTTCCAGGTATCCCCTTTAAGTGGTTCTACTAGACTGCTGCGCCATCACCATACAATGTATGGCAATGAAATTAAaactctacctccttctgtcgGAAAGGAAGACAGTAGTGAACAAAACCACAGAACTCCAGAATACCTGAAAAAACACTTGGTGCGCAGAAGAAAGTTCAGACACTCCCGCACCTTTGTTAACAAGGATGGATCTATCCAAGTCACAAAGCAATGGAAAGAAAACTATGACTTTGATCTGGACAGCAAGTTTTCAAATGACTCTAAGGATAGAACTATCGTCCGAGCTTTACATGG CCCTTGGGATTTCTCCATGCAAGACACCAGTGAAGAGGTGCGGCTCATCGTCCACATGTGGATAGGTCTGTTCTACAGCCGGTCAACATCCAGGTTCTTTAATCTTGACTCATCCCCATTTTCAGAAGAGAGTGATTCTTTGTCCATTGAAATGGCATCGGCTCAAGCTCCGTTTGAGCTCAAGGCCAATTCATTTGCACCTTTCCCGAGTATTACAGACACTTCGATTTCAAAGATTTTGGACTTCAGCAAAAAAGAAGACTCTATGTTGGACCAAGGATCGGGGATTTTGGATTTGTCACTAAGAAACACCAATGCAGAGATTGTCAGTCCAGATCcacaagcaaaaagaaaagagactttTGCGTCCATTGATCGGAAAGAAGCAAGTGAAATATTAAACGCACTCAAGTCATCTGTGGGACCACAGGAGGCAAATGCAATACAG CATACAAGGCATTACCACAAGGCAAGCCCCCTGGATGACATCAGCCAAGGAGAGTCAAGCTTCTATCCAGGACCTGAGAGATGTGCCCAACTATGTATAGTTGGTGCTATTCTGCCTCAACCCCTTCCACCAAAG CATTCCAAAAAGATGGTACACTCCACAGAGATCATAAATGAGGTGAATGATGTCAGAAGGGCCTATGAAAATAAGAGGACTTGTACCCCATTGGAAAAAGCTGGGAGTCTGGAGCACACCGATGTATCATCTTGTAAAGGGGATGAAACGATTATTTCTGTACAAGAAGAAATGGAAAAGGTGTCCGTTCAGccagaaaataatgaaacagCGTCAGGAATTAGCTATGTGTTACATGGATACAACAATAAGAAGACGGATATGAAAGATGGGATAGAAAATTCAGAAGCGACAGAGATGAGTTTAgtacaaaaacatgaaaaggaTTCAGCCAAATCTGTAACAGACGAAGAGGTAGACTCCAACAGAGAAGCAGGTGATGTGCTTCATACAGTTGAGCATGATGAAACTGAATCCAAAGATGGGGAAAACTtggaagtgaaagaaaaagatgggCGTCTGGAGCATACCGATGTACCATCTTGTAAAGAGGATGAAACGATCATTTCTGTACGAGAAGAAATGGAAAAGGTGTCCGTTCAgcaagaaaataatcaaatggCTTCAGGAATTAGCCATGTGTTACATGGATACAACAATAAGAAGACGGATATGAAAGATGGGATCGAAAATTCAGAAGCTACAGAGATGAGTTTAgtacaaacaaatgaaaaggatTCATCCAAATCTGTAACAGACGAAGAGGTAGACTCCAACAGAGAAGTAGGTGATGTGCTTCATACAGTTGAGCATGCTGAAACTGAATCCAAAGATGGGGAAAACTGGGACGTGAAAGAAAAAGCTGGGAGTCTGGAGCACACCGATGTACCATCTTGTAAAGGGGATGAAACAATCATTTGTGTACGAGAAGAAATGGAAAAGGTGTCCGTTCAGCAAGAAAATAATCAAACGGCTTCAGGAATTAGCCATGTGTTACATGGATACAACAATAAGAAGATGGATACGAAAGATGGGATAGAAAATTCAGAAGCGACAGAGATGAGTTTAgtacaaaaacatgaaaaggaTTCATCCAAATCTGTAACAGACGAAGAGGTAGACTCCAACAGAGAAGTAGGTGATGTGCTTCATACAGTTGAGCATGCTGAAACTGAATCCAAAGATGGGGAAAACTGGGACGTGAAAGAAAAAGCTGGGAGTCTGGAGCACACCGATGTACCATCTTGTAAAGGGGATGAAACAATCATTTGTGTACGAGAAGAAATGGAAAAGGTGTCCGTTCAGCAAGAAAATAATCAAACGGCTTCAGGAATTAGCCATGTGTTACATGGATACAACAATAAGAAGATGGATACGAAAGATGGGATAGAAAATTCAGAAGCGACAGAGATTAGTTTAgtacaaaaacatgaaaagcaTTCATCCAAATCTGTAACAGACAAAGAGGTAGACTCCAACAGAGAAACAGTTGATGTGCTTCATACAGTTGAGCATGATGAAACTGAATCCAAAGATGGGGAAAACTGGGAAGTGAAACAAAAGCCATATCAAGAAGGCAATGTAAAACAGTCTCCAGAAGTGATTCATGCAAATGAGGATCCAACAAACGAAGAATTGGGTGTTGTGTGCAATGGAAATGTTTTGGAAAATGAGAATCAGTTACCTACAGAGGAGCTGAAAGCAGTTTCACCAGACAagactgaaaatgtaaatgacgATGTGGAAGTGATGAAAGCTGAAGATCACATTGGAAAAGAAGATCGACTTTGTGAGAAAGACAGTTGTGTTTCACCTGTGCAAACTGACAGGGATTTGAGTGAACAACCAGTACCTATGATGTTTGATGGCCCAGACTCGGTAAAGATGGATTGCATCACGGAAAGTAATCCAGAACCACCATTGGATGAGCAACCACCTCAAGCTGACAACAAAGAAGGTGCTTGCAATGCTTTGCAGTTAAGAAACCTGTGTGCAAACGGTAGTGCAAATGACCATGCCATTTCAGAAAAATGTACTCATGCTCCATCAAAAATGAATCCTTTTTCGGAAGAACCTGCAGTTGAGAATCGTTTAGAAAAGGATATTTATTTAGCAGATAAGGTACATTATCAGAAGCTAGAATTACCCATGTCTGATGACAACAAGTGCAAAGATGGGCCTATTCCCCAGACAAATGACAAAGTAATGCCAAACTTCAATtggagtggtgatgatgatgaagatctgGATACCAAATCAATTAAAGGAGAGCAAGAAGCTGATAACAcaactgaaaaaaatgtatttcatcatcAGGCTCATTCCCCTCAGTGTGAAGCTGAAGAGGAACTGACTAAAGAAACAGATCTCAAACAGATCGATAAAACAAATGAGGCATTGGAAAAGATCCATAGTATGGTTGTAATTCCCTTTATTGGAATAGACACCTCTGGGGAGGATACAGTACAACCACACGATTCACACTCACAAAGTAAGGTTGAAGAAGTTGTTCAAGACCAGGATGAAATACCATTCATCAGTGAAACTACCTCCCATGAAACTGACCTACCTACAGGAGTATGCAGTGAATCTAAAATGGACGCTCAGAAGGCAGAACTGTCTGTTGGCAAAATATTACTATCAGTTATTGATGTTAGTAATACGAACCATCCGGGAACTGAGTCTGACGACCAGTGCGCCACCCCTACTATGGATGAAAAACCATATGTGTACTTAACTTGCTCTGCTTCTCCTCTGACTCAGAAACGTCTTAGCAGAGGCTCAACATCCATGAAGGATGAGATGTCTCACAGGTCTACAGTTAACTGTGACGCTAACCCTCATCACAATCTTCATCCTGATCTTGAACTAAGAACTCTAAGAGTTCTACAAAGTATAGACAAGTTCCTCTCCAAATCAAGCCACAGTGACACATCCAGCCAGATAGAAACCGCTGATATGAAACGCACTCTTGATGAAACCGCTAAACCCAGAAGCAAGAACATCACATCTTGCTTTTCCCCAAGCCATACCTCATTTAACTCTAATGACAAGATAATGAGCAATACAGCACCAGCTGTGGTGTCGGCCTCTACTTCACAAGAAATTAACACAGAATCCGCAGATCCCTTTCCTCTATCCCCGTTCAAAAGTAAATTAGAGGAAGTACTTGGTGTTAAGTTGCTGCTACTGAAAACTGAATCATCAGTTCAAGACTACTTTGAAAGAACAGATACGATACAGGAAACCTCCCCAGGGCAAGAATATGGTCAACCCTACATATCTGGTCCTTCTACTGAGAGTATGCAAGCTATCAACCTAAATGTTGACCAAGATATACATACAACTACAtcacagaaacatttaaatcaacAACCACGTTCATACAGTCAGCGTCCTGTCATGGCAGTGAAACCATGTCAGAGTGATGAAAATCAAGGCATCTCTATAGACAGACAAATTGAAAACGCTGTAATGTCACATTTCTCCAAAGATAAGCAGACTGAAACCCCTAAAGTCACATACACCATACCCACTACCATGCTCTTGgtgaaaaacacagaaagtcCCAAGAGAACTTCTGAAGGAGTAAATGAGGTCAAGCAAGAGGCCAGTGAGCTTTCTACAAAGAGCAGTTGGTTATCAAATGTTAGTGACAGTAAGTCACAAGACATTTCAAAACTTAACAAAATACCCTCATCTCTACCTGGGCAGTCTTTTAAATCGGCAAACGGTTCCTATAAATTCAATGATGGAAACCAAGGTTCAGTTGAGAAAGTTGGGCAAACAATTAAAAAGAGCATTCAGATGATTCAGAAAGACTGCTCTGATGCATCAACTTCACATGCAGATAAACATGATGGTGCCATAATAGATGACAGTCTTTTCCTGGGACCTCAAAGCTCACTCATTTGTACGGTCTATAACACCACCCGGAAGAGATCTCATTCTTTTCTGGAGCAGGTTTCTCAGAGGTGCATACAAGATGACCTCACCGAGGCGTCGATGGAGCAGGAGTGCCTTATCTTCTCAGAAAAAATGAAACATCTTCTGAAAAGGAGTAAAAGGGGACCACTCAGTCAACTAGACATGCATGACAAACTGAATTTGTCTTGCGCCAGTCCTGTAACTGTGCACTTTTGCAGTttagaggagcaggaggattcAGTGGAtcaattaaacacacatttgaacacACGGTCACTTGTTGGACAGAAAATCAAGGTGCACATGCCTGAGAGGAAAGACCtgactgagaaagaaaagactttGCGTCTTCAAAACATTTCTCCAGGAACAGGGAACCCAATGGAACATGCTGGAGTTTCTGGTGTGACTTCAGAGTGTGCCAGTATGTACAGGGCAATGATGACTGATGTTTGTGCTGTCAAAAAGGTACCATCTAGACCTCAGCACTTCAGAATGGATAGAGGTTACCCAAAGACTGAACCTGGTAACCATTTTGACTTCTATGATCAAATGAAGAAAGAGCTGGACAAAAGTTTTCGCAGTAACCTGAATTCAGTTGTGAAGAAGTCCTGTAAAACAAAGTACAGATTCTACATATTAGTGACGTCAGATGATGCCTTCTTTGAGGAAACCAAG